The genomic interval AATTTCCCGAACCGATCATCACCCCGACCTCGAAGGCCGCCGAAGGCCACGACGAGGATATTTCGAAAGAGCAGATCATCGCTTCGGGGCTGGTCAGCCGCGAAGAGTACGAGCAGCTCGAAAAATACACCCGGGCCATCTATCAGCGCGGCAGCGAAATCGCCGCAAAGATGGGACTGATCCTCGTGGACACGAAATACGAATTCGGGAAGAAGGACGGCGTCATCTACCTCATGGACGAGATCCACACGCCCGACTCGTCGCGCTATTTCTACGCCGAAGGGTACGGGGAGCGTCTCGCCAAAGGGGAGCGGCAGCGGCAGCTTTCGAAGGAGTTCGTCCGCGAATGGCTCATGGCCAACGGATTCCAGGGACAGCAGGGACAGCAGGTGCCGGAAATGACCCCGGAGATCGTTGCGGGCATCACCGACCGATATATCGAACTCTACGAGAAGATCACCGGCGAGAAGTTCGTCAAGGCGGCCGAAGCTTCCGACACCCGGGCCATCCTGAACCGGATCGAGAAGAGTGTCTCCGAGTGCCTGAAAGGGCTGAAATAGAACGGTTAGATCTCCCCTCCCGGGAGTCTCCAAAAGCGGCAAAGTCGATTTGCCGCTTTTTTTGTTGCCCGGATTTTCGGGAGCGTTCGCGGCCCGGTTTGCAGGCGGGGGGGGGAGAGGCGTTCGGCCCCGGAATGCCGGAAAGGCGAAAACCGTGCCGCAAGGAGCCTTATCCATACCATAAAGCCGTTCCAGGAGCATTCCCGCAGGAGCATTCCCGCGCCGGAACGACCTCACGACATACAATCCGTTGGCGGCGAGCAATGCGGATTTCGCTATAATTTTGTTCTGGTTAAATCATGAACGAATATGGCAAGTGTAAAAGTGAAATTCCGGCCGTCCACCGTCGACGGCAAGGAGGGCCGGATCTATTATCAGGTCATTCAGAATCGGGTTGCCCGGCAGCTCCGGACCGATTACCGCATTTTCAAGGATGAGTGGCTCTCCGAAACGCATTCGCTGGCAAGCCCTTCGGGAGCCCGGTTCAATCACCTCCTCTCCCTGCACAAACAGGTCGACTGGGACCTGAAACGCCTGGAAAACCTCATCCATCGGCTGAATGCCCGGAAAGAGGGATACACGGCCGACGATGTCGTCTCCGCATTCCGCGGCAACGACGGGTCGCAGACGCTCTTCAGCTTCATGCAACAGCTCATCGCCCGGTTGAAACAGATGGGAAAGGCCCGAACCGCGGAAACCTATCTGGCCACACTCCGCAGTTTCGTGCACTTCAGATACGGCAAGGATCTCCAATTCGACGAGATGGACTCCGAAATGATGCAGATGTATGAAGCCTACCTGCACAACAAAGGGGTTGTGAGGAATTCGAGCTCCTTCTACCTGCGCATCCTGCGGGCCGTATACAACCGGGCCGTGGAGCAAAACCTCACGGTGCAGCGGAATCCGTTCAAGCACGTCTATACGGGGATCGACAAAACGGCCAAACGGGCCCTGCCCCTGGCGGCCATCAAGCGCATCAAAACGCTGGATCTCGCCAGCCAGCCCCACCTGCAGTTTGCCCGGGACCTGTTTCTTTTCAGTTTTTACACGCGGGGGATGTCATTCATCGACATGGCCCACCTGAAAAAGAGCGATCTGAGGGAGGGTACGCTCTCGTACCGCCGCCGGAAAACCGGACAGCAGCTCTTCATCAAGTGGGAAAAATGTATGCAGGAGATCGTGGACGCCCATCCGACGGAGCGCTCCGAGCCGCATCTGCTCCCGATTCTGGACGCTTCGCGCGACGACACCCCCACGGGATACAGGACGATCCTGCTGCGGATCAACCGCCACCTGAAAAAGATCGCCCGCATGGCGGGGATTCAGCCCGCCCTCACGCTCTACTGCGCCCGCCACTCGTGGGCGAGTGCCGCAAAGAACAAGAACATCCCGGTTTCGATCATCAGCGAAGGCATGGGACACGATTCGGAGGCCACGACGCAGATCTACCTCGCGTCGCTGGACAACGCGCTGGTCGACAATGCGAATTCACTGATTCTGAACGACCTGTAATCGACGAACCCGCAAGGTCCGCTACCGGGCAGCAGCCATTCGGTCCGTCGCACCGAAAACCCCGTTTTCATTTGCCGCAGCACCCGCCTTTTCGGAGCTTTGGCATTGCAGTTCGGTACAGCACCCAAGGAAAACCCGTTTTCATTTGGCGGTCCTCCTGCCTTTCGCTATCTTTGCCCTGCAAAGTCCGAGTTTTCCTGAAAGTCTTCGGGAAGTTTCCGGAAAATTCCAGAAAACTTCCCGAAACTCCCGAAAAACGCTCGAACAAGTTCCAGCATGGAAGCGATCACCGAATTCCTTATCGACTGGGGCTACTGGGGCCTCTTTCTCTCGGCATTCATTGCCGGGAGTATTCTGCCGTTCAGCTCCGAAGCCGTGATGGTCGTTCTGGTCCGCATGGGGCTCGATCCCGTGGGATGTGTCGCCGCCGCAACCCTGGGCAACACCCTCGGCGGCATGACCTGCTACTGGATCGGAAGCCTCGGGCGAACCGAATGGATCACCCGCCTGGGCGTCTCCACCCGCCAACTCGCCCGGGCCCGGAAATTCCTCTCCGGGCGCGGAGCGATGATGGCCTTCTTCGCCTTCCTGCCCACGATCGGCGAGGCTATTGCCGTCGTACTGGGGTTGATGCGCAGCAACGTCTGGATTACGGCAGGCTCGATGCTCGCAGGCAAGACCCTGCGCTATGTCGTCATTCTGGCGTCGTTCGAAGGCGCCCTTTCACTCTTCTGACATGGAAATCCGACCGACCGATACCCCTTCCCGCGAGCTGCTCCTGCTGGCCGACGAATCCGAAGCCTCCGTCAACGACTACCTCCCGCGCAGCCGTTGCTATGCGGCTTTCGAGGGTGGCCAAATCATCGGGCAGTATCTCCTGTTGCACACACGTCCCTTCACGGCCGAGGTCGTAAACATCGCCGTAACTCCCGACCGCCAGCGGCAGGGAGTCGGAACCGCCCTGCTGCAACACGCCATCCGCTCCGCCCGTGAGGCGGGATTCCGGATCCTCGAAATCGGAACCGGAAACTCCGGCACCGGACAGATCGCCCTCTACGAACGGTGCGGGTTCGTCCGCTGCGGCGTTGACGTCGACTACTTCCGCAAGCACTACCCGGCCCCGATCTTCGAAAACGGGGTCGAATGCCGCCACATGGTACGCCTGCGCATGGATCTGCTCCCGGAATAATTCCGGGTGGCTGCCCGACACCCCCTTGCCGCCGGACAAAAAAAGGTCCGGCCCCGCCACGCGGAAACCGGATCACACTGCCTTGACAAAAACTTCTCGATGCGGAGCCCCTGTCCACGGCGGGTCGGGGGTTCCCATCCGCCTGCGGATCAGGCATTCGCCGAAGCCAGCGGCGCAGCCTGCGTATAGGTACGGGCTGCCAGCTCCTTGTCGAGCATGTAGAGCCCGAACTTGTTGCCTTCGACGGCTTCGCACGCCGTGATCATCTCACGCGCCGACTCCTCCTCCTCGACCTGCTCGTCCACGAACCAGACCAGCATGTTCGACGAGGCGTAATCCTTGTCCTCGGCGGCAATCGAGGCCAGGTTGTTGATCATCGCCGTCACCTTCTTCTCATGGACCAGCGTATCCTGGAACATCTCCAGCGGCGAAGCCCATTCGGTCCGGACCGCCTCGATCGGCTTCAGGGAGACCTTCCCGTCACGCGAAAGAATGTAGTTCATCAGAATGCGGGCATGGTCCTGCTCCTCCTGGAACTGTACGTAGAACCAGTTCGCAACGCCCTTCAGCCCCTTGGCCTCGGCATCCATCGACATCGAAAGATAGAGATATGCCGACCAGAATTCGGCATTGACCTGCGCATTCAGCGCCTCATGCAATTTTTCACTCAACATAGCGGTAACTTTTTAGCTTGACACTGTTTTGTTTGTTGTTTGCTGAGGCAAATATACAATAGTTTTCCGTTATTTGTACAAAAACTTCGATCATATTTTTTTATACCCCGATGGCCGGAAAATAAGGCGGCATCCGAACCGCAGTCCGAATACCGCCACACGGTGCCGTAGGGAAGTTCCGATCCGGAAGGCTGCCCGAAGCGGGGTCAGTCGTCGATGTCGACCAGCCGGAAATCCCGGTCGAACTCCAGGTCGAGGCCGTTGTCGAGTTCCACGTCATAGCTCCGGCGATCCTGCTCGATGCAGACGACCTTCCGACCGGAAAAACGGCTCGCCACACAATCCTGAATCGGTTTCGGGACAATCGCCGCTGGCACTTCGCCATATTTGCAGTCGACCTCCTTCCAGTCGCCGTTCTTCAGGAACTCGATCTTCGAGCCGTTGACGAAGATCACCTTGTACTTCTTGTCGAACCAATCCTCGTCGACCTTTGCATAGGAGACCTCCACCCCCTTGAAATGGGTCGTGATGAATTGTTGCGCGGCAGCCGGAAGCTCCCCGACGACAATGATGCGGTCGTTGCCCGCCGAGGCCGGAAGAATCGAAAGCGCGGCAAAGAGCGCGGCCATAAGAATCGTAAGTCGTTTCATAATCGTACGTTTTTTATCGGTTTTAGTGAATTTCGTACTGCAAAGGTGCGGCCCGAAACTGAAACGAATCTGAAAAAAGAGATGGAAACGGGAATTATTCCGGAAAATCCACCGTAAAAACATGGCGGCCGTCCCGGAAAGCATAGCTGATCCGCAGCCCGTAGAGGCGGCACACGGCATCCGCGATGGCAAGCCCCAGCCCCGTGGAACCGGGTTTCTTCGTCCCCTGATAGAAGCGGTCGAAAATATGTCCGGCATCCAAAGGCCCCTCCGAGGCGTCGTTGTCGATCTCGAAACGCCGCGCCGAAATCCGGACACGGACCTCGCCCCCCTCGGCCCCGTGCACGAAGGCGTTCTTCACGAGATTGCCGACCAGGCTCCCCGCCAGCGAGGGGTTCATGCGGGCCGTCAGCGGCGCTTCGTCCGTCAGTTCGAGCCGGATGTCGCGGTAGGCGTAAATTTCGGCCAGGTCCTCGGCCGTGCGGCGGATCAGGGCGTTCAGGTCCACCGCCTCGGTCTCGGGGAACTGCCCGTTGTCGATCTTCGACAGCAGCAGCAGCGAACGGTTCAATCGTACCAGGTGGTCCAGCGTGCGCTGCACCTTGGCAATCTCGCCCAACTGCTCCTCGGTCAGCCCGCGGGGGTCGTCCACCAGCATCTCCAGCCGATTGCGGCAGACCGCCAGCGGCGTCTGCATTTCGTGCGAGGCGTTGCCGATGAACTGCTTCTGCCGTTCGAACGACGATTCGGCACGCGCAGCGTACCGCTCGGCCGCCTCGTTGAGCCGCCGGAACTCCGTCACCGAGGTTTCGACCGCCAGCGGTGGATTCTGGCCGCCCACCGTATAGCTGTCCAGCCACCGCAGCAGCGCATACAACGGCCGCATCGTGCGGTGGAGCACCACGACCGTCACCAGCAGCACCAGCAGCAGCAAAAAGAGATAAAGGAAGATGATGCTGTAGAAAATCGCCTCGCGGAGATCCTCCTTCTCGATGCTCGGCGACATCACCGTCAGCTCGTACCACTGTCCGTCGGCATCCCGGAAGGTTTTGCGCAGCACCCGGGCCGGTTCGCGGTCGTCGCGCTCGGGGATGAAGATCTCCTCATCGGTATAGGTCTCCCGAGGGTGTGGAGCCGATGCACCGTCCGGCAGCCGATAAAGAAAATAGCCGCTGTTGCCGTCGGACTCCGAGCCGGGAAGCTGACGCCCCGCCAGCACCCGTTTGACAATCACTTCGGCACGCGCTTCGAGCACGTCGTCCGTCTCGTCGTTGATCTCGTCGATCATCGCAAAGTAGAACAGCGCCGCCCACCCCGCCAGCAGCAGCGAAAGCACCCACGAAAGGTGCAGCAGAATGCGGTAAACGAGTTTCACGGCCGAACGAGCTTATAACCGAATCCGTAGACGGCGCGGATCTCGATGTCGGCACCCGCATCGTGGAGCTTGCGCCGCAGGTTCTTCATCTGCGCGTAGACGAAATCGAAGTTGTCCACCTGGTCGATATGATCGCCCCAGACCCCTTCGGCCAGTGCCGCCTTGTCGACCGTATGGTTCGGGCGCGTCATGAAGTAGTGCAGGATGTCGTACTCCTTGCGGAGCAGTTCCAACGGGCGTCCCGCCACCTCCACCCTCCGGCTGTCGGGCCACAGGCGCACGTTCCCCGCGTCGAGGCTCTCATAGCCGTCGCGCTGGTGGCGGCGCAGCACGCTCCGGATCCGGGCGCTCAGCTCCGCCAGGTGGAACGGCTTCGGAAGGTAGTCGTCGGCTCCCAGCTCCAGTCCCTCGATCTTGTCATCCAGTGAATCGCGCGCCGAGATGATGATCACCCCGGCCCGGTTGCGGCGGCGCTTCAACTCTTCGAGCAGCCGCAGGCCGCTGCCGTCGGGCAGCATGATGTCCAACAGGATGCAGTCGTAGTCGTAGGCCGCGAGTTTGTCCGACGCCGAGGCGTAATCCGCAGCCTGCTCCACGACGTACTGCTCCCGCACAAGCGTCTGCACCATGATCTCCCGCAGGGAGGGTTCGTCTTCGACAATCAATATTTTCATAACAATCCTATTTTTTCAAGAAGAGCGGTTCCGCTGATCGGGCCGCTTCCGCCCCGAAGGTAACCCCCGAATCCGAAAGGAAACTGAAACGCTCCGTCCCTATCGCAGTTCGCAACGCATGATCCACTCTTCGGCGTGTTCCCCGACAATCCGGAACCCGAGACGGCGGTAGAGTCTTCCGGCCGGATTGGCCCGCTGCACGGAGAGCGATACCGCCGCAAAGCCCCGGCTGCGCAGTTCATCCAGCAAAGCCTGCACCAGTCTCGTCCCGACGCCCCGCCCGCGGCTGTCCGGGTAAAGGGCCACGGCCAGTTCGGGAATTGCCTCCCCGGTCCATCCGAACCCCCGCAGGCAGCGGCTCCACGCCGCACCGATCACCCGTCCGCCCGCCTCGGCCACCAGCCCGCAATCCGTTTCGCGGGTCCCGAACCCGTCGACATAGATCCGGAGTTCCGGCATCCGGATCACCTCCCGCGGCACCCGTCGTACAGGGTCCGGCTGCCAGATCGCCTCGTAGAGAAAATCCGCCAGCAACGGGGTCTCCTCCGCCCGAAGCGGGCGGATCACCACCCTGTCCATCGTCCTGTTCATACAATCCATTTACGGCTTCGTCCGGTTTCACACCGCCGTCCGGCAAGCGGTTCAGTCACCAACCAAAGATACGAAATTTCCGCCGTCCACACACGTTTCATTCACCAAAAAAGCGATGCACCCCTTTCGGAGCGCATCGCTCAATTTTCGGATAAGGGAATGCGACCGAGCTCCTTAAGAACCGTCTCATCTCCTCCCTCTCCTCACCTTCTCAGGGCGGGCCCGCAACCGGGCTTCTTGCAGAAATCACCTTGTCACTCCCTCCCCCTCTCTTCAGGAAGGTACGCAGGCAGGCGTCTTACAAAACCGCTTCAGCACCCCTTCCATCTCGTCAAGGCAGGTGCGCAGGCAGGCCGTTTGCATCGACCACTTCCTGCCCCTCTTCAGGCGAGTTCGCAGGCAGGCCGTTTACATCGGCCTCTTCCTGCTGCTGCCCCCTCTCGGCCCCGGGGTTATGCCTTCGAGCCGTCGTAGGCCCACTTCACGTAGACGGCACCCCAGGTGTATCCGCCGCCAAAGGCAGCGAGAATCAGGTTGTCACCCTTGCGAAGCTCCTTCTCGTAGTCGTAGAGGCAGGTCGGGATCGTGGCGGCCGTCGTATTACCGTTGCGGTCGATGTTGATCATGCACTTGTCCTGGGTAATGCCCATGCGGCGGGCCGTAGCATCGATGATGCGCAGGTTCGCCTGGTGGGGAACCAGGAAGCGGATATCCTCACCCGTCAGGTGGTGGCGCTCCATCATCTCCACCGAAACGTCCGACATCTTCGAAACGGCAGCCTTGAAGACCGCATGTCCGTCCCACATGATCGTGTGCCAGTTGTTCTGCACGGTCTCGATCGATGCCGGGTAGCGCGAACCGCCCGCCTTCATGTAGAGCTGCAACTCACCCGAACCATCCGAACGAAGGATCGAATCGATCACTCCGTAACCGTCGGTGTTCGGCTCCAGCAGCACGGCCGCAGCCGCATCGCCGAAGAGCGGGCAGGTCGAGCGGTCCGTGTAGTCGATGATCGACGACATCTTGTCGGCTCCCACGACGATGACACGCTTGCTCGTACCGGCCTCGATGAACTTCGCACCCGTTGTCAAGGCGAAGAGGAATCCGCTGCAGGCCGCCGATACGTCGTAGGCGAAGGCATTCTTGCAACCCGCCTGGTCGGCAATCAGGTTACCCGTCGAAGGGAAGAACATGTCGGGGGTCACCGTGGCGCAGATCACCACGTCGATCGACATCGGGTCCACACCCGTCTTGTCGAGCAGGTTCATGACGGCACGCGCTCCCATGTAGGAGGTTCCGATGCCTTCGCCCTTGAGGATGTGGCGCGTCTTGATGCCGGTATGCGACATGATCCACTCGTCGTTCGTGTCGACCATCCGGCTCAACTCGTCGTTGGTCAGGATGTAATCGGGCAGGTACTGTCCCACGCCCGTAATCGCTGCTGTTATCTTACCCATTAACTTAACTTTTGCTTACTCTTGGTGATAAACTTTAATTTTTGAACGCCTGCTGCAGTTTCGCCGTCAGACCGGCCTTGATGACCTGCTCGGTCGACAGGATCATGCTCTTGATGGCCTTCGGCGACGAACAGCCGTGTCCGATGATGATCGGAGCATTGACTCCCAGTACGGGCGTACCGCCCACGTTCTCGTAATTCATGGCGTCCCAGAAGGCATTGCGGCCGCCCAGCGCCAGATTGATCCGATAGAGGCCCTCGGCCATCTTCAGCACCGTGTTGCCCACGAAACCGTCGCAGACGATCACATCGGCAACCTTGCCCGAGAAGATGTGCGAACCCTCGACATTGCCCACGAAATGGATCCGGCTGTCGGCCTTCAGCAATTCGTAAACGGCCTTGGCCTGTGCATTGCCCTTGGTCTCCTCCTCGCCGATGTTCAGCACGGCGACACGAGGATTCTCGATCCCCAGCACCGACTCGGCGTAGATCGAACCGATCAGACCGTACTGAGCCAGCACTTCGGGTTTGCAATCCACGTTGAGACCCACGTCGAGCAGCAGCGCCGGGCGTCCTGCGACCGTGGGGACCAGGGACGAGATCGTCGGGCGGATGACCCCTTCGATCGTTTTTACGGCATACATCGAGCCGACCATCATTGCGCCCGTGGACCCGGCGCTGGCAAAGCCGTCGACGGCTCCTTTGGCCAGGTATCCGAACCCTACCGTGATGCTCGAATCGCTCTTGGTTTGAAAAGCTTTGGCCGGGTGGTCGCCCATCTCGATCACTTCGCTCGTGGGAACGATGGTGAACCGCTCGGCAGGACACCCGTCCGAAGCGAGTACGGACTTGATTTTCTGCTCGTCACCGAACAGGACGATCCGGCTCTCCGAACCGATCGCATCAAGTGCCATGACAGCACCCTTGACGGCCGCTTCGGGTGCGAAATCGCCGCCCATGGCGTCTACACCAATCTTTATCATACTCGTACGAATTGGTTGAAACTTCGAACCCGACTGCTCCGGAATCTGCGAGAAATCCCTGCAAACCGGGCCCTTCTTGAACTGAAAAAGAGGCCTCCCGACCCGGGAATGCACT from uncultured Alistipes sp. carries:
- a CDS encoding phosphoribosylaminoimidazolesuccinocarboxamide synthase, whose amino-acid sequence is MNAITQTDFAFEGQRSKYTGKVRDVYDINGQYLVMVVTDRISAFDVVLPEGIPYKGQVLNQIAAKFLDATADILPNWKLATPDPMVTVGRKCEPFKVEMVIRGYLSGHAWREYKAGKREICGVAMPEGMVENQKFPEPIITPTSKAAEGHDEDISKEQIIASGLVSREEYEQLEKYTRAIYQRGSEIAAKMGLILVDTKYEFGKKDGVIYLMDEIHTPDSSRYFYAEGYGERLAKGERQRQLSKEFVREWLMANGFQGQQGQQVPEMTPEIVAGITDRYIELYEKITGEKFVKAAEASDTRAILNRIEKSVSECLKGLK
- a CDS encoding site-specific integrase, coding for MASVKVKFRPSTVDGKEGRIYYQVIQNRVARQLRTDYRIFKDEWLSETHSLASPSGARFNHLLSLHKQVDWDLKRLENLIHRLNARKEGYTADDVVSAFRGNDGSQTLFSFMQQLIARLKQMGKARTAETYLATLRSFVHFRYGKDLQFDEMDSEMMQMYEAYLHNKGVVRNSSSFYLRILRAVYNRAVEQNLTVQRNPFKHVYTGIDKTAKRALPLAAIKRIKTLDLASQPHLQFARDLFLFSFYTRGMSFIDMAHLKKSDLREGTLSYRRRKTGQQLFIKWEKCMQEIVDAHPTERSEPHLLPILDASRDDTPTGYRTILLRINRHLKKIARMAGIQPALTLYCARHSWASAAKNKNIPVSIISEGMGHDSEATTQIYLASLDNALVDNANSLILNDL
- a CDS encoding DedA family protein, translating into MEAITEFLIDWGYWGLFLSAFIAGSILPFSSEAVMVVLVRMGLDPVGCVAAATLGNTLGGMTCYWIGSLGRTEWITRLGVSTRQLARARKFLSGRGAMMAFFAFLPTIGEAIAVVLGLMRSNVWITAGSMLAGKTLRYVVILASFEGALSLF
- a CDS encoding GNAT family N-acetyltransferase translates to MEIRPTDTPSRELLLLADESEASVNDYLPRSRCYAAFEGGQIIGQYLLLHTRPFTAEVVNIAVTPDRQRQGVGTALLQHAIRSAREAGFRILEIGTGNSGTGQIALYERCGFVRCGVDVDYFRKHYPAPIFENGVECRHMVRLRMDLLPE
- a CDS encoding ferritin; this encodes MLSEKLHEALNAQVNAEFWSAYLYLSMSMDAEAKGLKGVANWFYVQFQEEQDHARILMNYILSRDGKVSLKPIEAVRTEWASPLEMFQDTLVHEKKVTAMINNLASIAAEDKDYASSNMLVWFVDEQVEEEESAREMITACEAVEGNKFGLYMLDKELAARTYTQAAPLASANA
- a CDS encoding PepSY-like domain-containing protein codes for the protein MKRLTILMAALFAALSILPASAGNDRIIVVGELPAAAQQFITTHFKGVEVSYAKVDEDWFDKKYKVIFVNGSKIEFLKNGDWKEVDCKYGEVPAAIVPKPIQDCVASRFSGRKVVCIEQDRRSYDVELDNGLDLEFDRDFRLVDIDD
- a CDS encoding HAMP domain-containing sensor histidine kinase; translation: MKLVYRILLHLSWVLSLLLAGWAALFYFAMIDEINDETDDVLEARAEVIVKRVLAGRQLPGSESDGNSGYFLYRLPDGASAPHPRETYTDEEIFIPERDDREPARVLRKTFRDADGQWYELTVMSPSIEKEDLREAIFYSIIFLYLFLLLLVLLVTVVVLHRTMRPLYALLRWLDSYTVGGQNPPLAVETSVTEFRRLNEAAERYAARAESSFERQKQFIGNASHEMQTPLAVCRNRLEMLVDDPRGLTEEQLGEIAKVQRTLDHLVRLNRSLLLLSKIDNGQFPETEAVDLNALIRRTAEDLAEIYAYRDIRLELTDEAPLTARMNPSLAGSLVGNLVKNAFVHGAEGGEVRVRISARRFEIDNDASEGPLDAGHIFDRFYQGTKKPGSTGLGLAIADAVCRLYGLRISYAFRDGRHVFTVDFPE
- a CDS encoding response regulator transcription factor; this translates as MKILIVEDEPSLREIMVQTLVREQYVVEQAADYASASDKLAAYDYDCILLDIMLPDGSGLRLLEELKRRRNRAGVIIISARDSLDDKIEGLELGADDYLPKPFHLAELSARIRSVLRRHQRDGYESLDAGNVRLWPDSRRVEVAGRPLELLRKEYDILHYFMTRPNHTVDKAALAEGVWGDHIDQVDNFDFVYAQMKNLRRKLHDAGADIEIRAVYGFGYKLVRP
- a CDS encoding GNAT family N-acetyltransferase — its product is MNRTMDRVVIRPLRAEETPLLADFLYEAIWQPDPVRRVPREVIRMPELRIYVDGFGTRETDCGLVAEAGGRVIGAAWSRCLRGFGWTGEAIPELAVALYPDSRGRGVGTRLVQALLDELRSRGFAAVSLSVQRANPAGRLYRRLGFRIVGEHAEEWIMRCELR
- a CDS encoding beta-ketoacyl-ACP synthase III, producing MGKITAAITGVGQYLPDYILTNDELSRMVDTNDEWIMSHTGIKTRHILKGEGIGTSYMGARAVMNLLDKTGVDPMSIDVVICATVTPDMFFPSTGNLIADQAGCKNAFAYDVSAACSGFLFALTTGAKFIEAGTSKRVIVVGADKMSSIIDYTDRSTCPLFGDAAAAVLLEPNTDGYGVIDSILRSDGSGELQLYMKAGGSRYPASIETVQNNWHTIMWDGHAVFKAAVSKMSDVSVEMMERHHLTGEDIRFLVPHQANLRIIDATARRMGITQDKCMINIDRNGNTTAATIPTCLYDYEKELRKGDNLILAAFGGGYTWGAVYVKWAYDGSKA
- the plsX gene encoding phosphate acyltransferase PlsX produces the protein MIKIGVDAMGGDFAPEAAVKGAVMALDAIGSESRIVLFGDEQKIKSVLASDGCPAERFTIVPTSEVIEMGDHPAKAFQTKSDSSITVGFGYLAKGAVDGFASAGSTGAMMVGSMYAVKTIEGVIRPTISSLVPTVAGRPALLLDVGLNVDCKPEVLAQYGLIGSIYAESVLGIENPRVAVLNIGEEETKGNAQAKAVYELLKADSRIHFVGNVEGSHIFSGKVADVIVCDGFVGNTVLKMAEGLYRINLALGGRNAFWDAMNYENVGGTPVLGVNAPIIIGHGCSSPKAIKSMILSTEQVIKAGLTAKLQQAFKN